One genomic window of Monodelphis domestica isolate mMonDom1 chromosome 1, mMonDom1.pri, whole genome shotgun sequence includes the following:
- the LOC100024449 gene encoding tripartite motif-containing protein 54-like isoform X1, which translates to MDTQADGSAFSTTDRLVHDPSASLPPTLATVPLCHTTGINRTSLSSSVLLLAVRKEIFLGGFIFFLTLKMSLKMDYSSFPRDCHTMDTLERQLICPICLEMFSKPVVILPCQHNLCRKCANDIFQSRGTTLGSSGRFRCPSCRHEVVLDRHGVYGLQRNLLVENIIDIYKQESASPKPLLKPECPTCEEHEDEKINIYCVTCRVPTCSLCKVFGEHQSCRVAPLSDVYEQHKVRWTSGRGGRGNWESGGDGKELMLSALLLLLWPAQSELTDGIRTLVASNERIQTLIAELQNTCRNVEDNCKARKQTLCEKFERMAGILEERKEIMLQRVSYEQAEKTRQLRALSQAYEARVEAASKLVGTALQAAEEPQVPLFLQNAKVLIQKIAEAVGSPELETVEPGFDNMEHYAVDFNEEERALYQLDFIKIEEPLEAAVTASSEEGDYVAPAEEPLLGEDQEEEAAAPLTSGPEASEEAGVGAVQAPGTAQEEGLEPGTEGKDQEETVREPEAGEALSTKCQDSGCHPTLSCIPVPPPRAPRTESPNSGLCETETSGSEGTSGAVSVLDNREGSSDVMASEGAEQEAGEPLGFASVSSLVSSPSLPQC; encoded by the exons ATGGATACTCAGGCTGATGGGTCTGCATTTAGCACAACTGACAGGCTTGTCCATGACCCGTCTGCCTCCCTTCCTCCAACCCTTGCCACTGTTCCCCTATGCCATACAACTGGGATAAACCGGACAAGTCTCAGTTCTTCAGTGCTGCTGTTGGCTGTGAGGAAGGAGATTTTTCTTGgtggcttcattttttttctcacccTTAAGATGTCTCTCAAAATGGATTACAGCTCATTTCCCCGAGACTGCCACACCATGGACACACTGGAGAGGCAGCTCATCTGCCCCATCTGCCTGGAGATGTTCTCTAAGCCTGTGGTCATTCTCCCCTGCCAGCACAACCTGTGTCGGAAGTGTGCCAATGACATATTCCAG TCCCGAGGGACCACGCTGGGCTCCAGCGGAAGATTTCGCTGTCCGTCCTGCCGCCACGAGGTGGTCCTCGACAGGCACGGGGTGTACGGGCTCCAGCGGAACCTGCTGGTGGAAAACATCATCGACATCTACAAGCAGGAGTCGGCCAG CCCCAAGCCGCTGCTGAAACCCGAGTGTCCCACCTGCGAGGAACACGAGGATGAAAAGATAAACATCTACTGCGTCACGTGCCGGGTCCCCACCTGTTCTCTGTGCAAGGTGTTTGGGGAACACCAGTCCTGCCGCGTGGCCCCCCTCTCTGACGTGTACGAACAGCATAAGGTGCGCTGGACCTCGGGCCGGGGCGGGAGAGGGAACTGGGAGTCCGGGGGAGATGGGAAAGAGCTCATGCTGAGCGCCCTCTTACTGCTCCTCTGGCCCGCCCAGTCGGAGCTGACGGACGGAATCCGGACCCTGGTGGCCTCCAACGAGCGAATCCAGACACTAATAGCTGAGCTGCAGAACACTTGCCGGAATGTGGAG GACAACTGCAAGGCTCGGAAACAGACGCTGTGCGAGAAGTTTGAGCGCATGGCGGGCATACTGGAGGAGCGGAAGGAGATTATGCTTCAACGTGTGTCCTACGAGCAGGCGGAGAAGACCCGACAACTTCGAGCCCTGAGCCAGGCCTACGAGGCACGAGTGGAGGCTGCCTCCAAGCTGGTGGGCACGGCTTTGCAGGCTGCTGAGGAACCCCAGGTCCCTCTCTTTCTGCAG AATGCCAAAGTCCTCATTCAGAA GATTGCGGAGGCGGTAGGCAGCCCAGAGCTGGAAACCGTGGAACCCGGATTTGACAACATGGAACATTATGCAGTGGACTTCAACGAAGAGGAACGGGCACTATATCAGTTGGACTTCATCAAGA TTGAGGAACCACTGGAGGCAGCAGTGACAGCCTCTTCGGAAGAAGGAGACTATGTTGCCCCGGCAGAGGAACCTCTACTAGGGGAGGACCAGGAAGAGGAGGCGGCAGCGCCGTTAACCTCGGGCCCCGAAGCCTCTGAAGAAGCTGGAGTCGGGGCAGTGCAGGCCCCAGGGACAGCCCAGGAGGAGGGATTGGAACCGGGAACGGAGGGAAAG GATCAAGAGGAGACAGTCAGGGAACCTGAGGCTGGCGAAGCGTTGAGTACGAAGTGCCAAGACAGCGGATGTCACCCAACTCTAAGCTGTATCCCGGTACCACCTCCCCGAGCTCCCCGGACCGAATCCCCTAACTCCGGGCTGTGCGAGACTGAGACCTCGGGGAGCGAAGGAACCAGCGGGGCTGTCAGCGTCCTGGACAACCGAGAAGGG AGTTCGGACGTGATGGCCTCTGAGGGAGCGGAGCAGGAGGCGGGGGAGCCTCTGGgttttgcctcggtttcctccttaGTCTCCAGCCCCTCGTTACCGCAATGCTGA
- the DNAJC5 gene encoding dnaJ homolog subfamily C member 5 gives MADQRQRSLSTSGESLYLVLGLDKNATSDDIKKSYRKLALKYHPDKNPDNPEAADKFKEINNAHAILTDATKRNIYDKYGSLGLYVAEQFGEENVNTYFVLSSWWAKALFLFCGIITGCYCCCCLCCCFNCCCGKCKPKPPEGDDQEYYVSPEDLEAQLQSDEREATDTPIVIQPASATETTQLTTDSHPSYHTDGFN, from the exons ATGGCAGACCAGAGACAGCGTTCACTTTCTACCTCTGGAGAATCGTTGTACCTTGTTCTTGGGTTGGACAAGAATGCAACctcagatgatataaaaaaatcataTAG AAAGCTTGCATTGAAATATCATCCTGACAAGAATCCAGATAACCCAGAAGCTGCAGACAAGTTTAAAGAGATCAACAACGCGCATGCAATATTGACTGATGCCACAAAACGAAATATATATGACAAGTATGGCTCATTGGGTCTTTATGTAGCTGAGCAGTTTGGAGAGGAGAACGTGAACACCTATTTTGTGCTGTCCAGCTGGTGGGCAAAG gccctatttttattttgtgggaTCATTACTGGCTGCTACTGTTGCTGCTGTTTGTGCTGTTGCTTTAACTGCTGCTGTGGAAAGTGTAAACCTAAACCTCCTGAAGGTGATGACCAAGAATACTATGTCTCCCCAGAGGACTTGGAGGCACAGTTACAGTCTGACGAGAGGG AGGCCACAGACACACCTATTGTGATACAACCAGCATCAGCCACAGAGACCACCCAGCTCACAACTGACTCCCACCCCAGCTACCATACTGATGGATTTAACTAA
- the LOC100024449 gene encoding tripartite motif-containing protein 54-like isoform X2, with amino-acid sequence MDTQADGSAFSTTDRLVHDPSASLPPTLATVPLCHTTGINRTSLSSSVLLLAVRKEIFLGGFIFFLTLKMSLKMDYSSFPRDCHTMDTLERQLICPICLEMFSKPVVILPCQHNLCRKCANDIFQSRGTTLGSSGRFRCPSCRHEVVLDRHGVYGLQRNLLVENIIDIYKQESASPKPLLKPECPTCEEHEDEKINIYCVTCRVPTCSLCKVFGEHQSCRVAPLSDVYEQHKSELTDGIRTLVASNERIQTLIAELQNTCRNVEDNCKARKQTLCEKFERMAGILEERKEIMLQRVSYEQAEKTRQLRALSQAYEARVEAASKLVGTALQAAEEPQVPLFLQNAKVLIQKIAEAVGSPELETVEPGFDNMEHYAVDFNEEERALYQLDFIKIEEPLEAAVTASSEEGDYVAPAEEPLLGEDQEEEAAAPLTSGPEASEEAGVGAVQAPGTAQEEGLEPGTEGKDQEETVREPEAGEALSTKCQDSGCHPTLSCIPVPPPRAPRTESPNSGLCETETSGSEGTSGAVSVLDNREGSSDVMASEGAEQEAGEPLGFASVSSLVSSPSLPQC; translated from the exons ATGGATACTCAGGCTGATGGGTCTGCATTTAGCACAACTGACAGGCTTGTCCATGACCCGTCTGCCTCCCTTCCTCCAACCCTTGCCACTGTTCCCCTATGCCATACAACTGGGATAAACCGGACAAGTCTCAGTTCTTCAGTGCTGCTGTTGGCTGTGAGGAAGGAGATTTTTCTTGgtggcttcattttttttctcacccTTAAGATGTCTCTCAAAATGGATTACAGCTCATTTCCCCGAGACTGCCACACCATGGACACACTGGAGAGGCAGCTCATCTGCCCCATCTGCCTGGAGATGTTCTCTAAGCCTGTGGTCATTCTCCCCTGCCAGCACAACCTGTGTCGGAAGTGTGCCAATGACATATTCCAG TCCCGAGGGACCACGCTGGGCTCCAGCGGAAGATTTCGCTGTCCGTCCTGCCGCCACGAGGTGGTCCTCGACAGGCACGGGGTGTACGGGCTCCAGCGGAACCTGCTGGTGGAAAACATCATCGACATCTACAAGCAGGAGTCGGCCAG CCCCAAGCCGCTGCTGAAACCCGAGTGTCCCACCTGCGAGGAACACGAGGATGAAAAGATAAACATCTACTGCGTCACGTGCCGGGTCCCCACCTGTTCTCTGTGCAAGGTGTTTGGGGAACACCAGTCCTGCCGCGTGGCCCCCCTCTCTGACGTGTACGAACAGCATAAG TCGGAGCTGACGGACGGAATCCGGACCCTGGTGGCCTCCAACGAGCGAATCCAGACACTAATAGCTGAGCTGCAGAACACTTGCCGGAATGTGGAG GACAACTGCAAGGCTCGGAAACAGACGCTGTGCGAGAAGTTTGAGCGCATGGCGGGCATACTGGAGGAGCGGAAGGAGATTATGCTTCAACGTGTGTCCTACGAGCAGGCGGAGAAGACCCGACAACTTCGAGCCCTGAGCCAGGCCTACGAGGCACGAGTGGAGGCTGCCTCCAAGCTGGTGGGCACGGCTTTGCAGGCTGCTGAGGAACCCCAGGTCCCTCTCTTTCTGCAG AATGCCAAAGTCCTCATTCAGAA GATTGCGGAGGCGGTAGGCAGCCCAGAGCTGGAAACCGTGGAACCCGGATTTGACAACATGGAACATTATGCAGTGGACTTCAACGAAGAGGAACGGGCACTATATCAGTTGGACTTCATCAAGA TTGAGGAACCACTGGAGGCAGCAGTGACAGCCTCTTCGGAAGAAGGAGACTATGTTGCCCCGGCAGAGGAACCTCTACTAGGGGAGGACCAGGAAGAGGAGGCGGCAGCGCCGTTAACCTCGGGCCCCGAAGCCTCTGAAGAAGCTGGAGTCGGGGCAGTGCAGGCCCCAGGGACAGCCCAGGAGGAGGGATTGGAACCGGGAACGGAGGGAAAG GATCAAGAGGAGACAGTCAGGGAACCTGAGGCTGGCGAAGCGTTGAGTACGAAGTGCCAAGACAGCGGATGTCACCCAACTCTAAGCTGTATCCCGGTACCACCTCCCCGAGCTCCCCGGACCGAATCCCCTAACTCCGGGCTGTGCGAGACTGAGACCTCGGGGAGCGAAGGAACCAGCGGGGCTGTCAGCGTCCTGGACAACCGAGAAGGG AGTTCGGACGTGATGGCCTCTGAGGGAGCGGAGCAGGAGGCGGGGGAGCCTCTGGgttttgcctcggtttcctccttaGTCTCCAGCCCCTCGTTACCGCAATGCTGA